Proteins found in one Bicyclus anynana chromosome 26, ilBicAnyn1.1, whole genome shotgun sequence genomic segment:
- the LOC112047318 gene encoding E3 SUMO-protein ligase ZBED1 isoform X2, producing the protein MEQRYATTKAILKQKLSEINNIALTSDILTHTNSTRSFIVVTAHFLNTANNCTPEHEMVTLTARRMYQAHTAGYIKECFENITDELTIEKDCILSITTDGGANMVAAVKKFLEDGKRIPCMAHLLNLIVDGATRDNAPVLQIANRVKAIVTYFKQSVNAMDDLRAEQEGQKKEGEVLTLIQSVSTRWNSCLDMLERFNTLSAIVAKILATRRNAPDMITSSELSVIRDLIILHTPFKQATEQISGDQYVTSSLAIPIANLLQKGLEEVKPFTEFGVAVQKSLLNLVIAKLEPLERHLHLAIATILDPRFKRIHFNSALAVSTAITALSKEIRLEHRRRGQLSPELRPTTTTIIPNSENSSPSLWSGHEKIMIDIAAATSSLLSTSDGMPSELKQYLDQIYNTQKRESYKILV; encoded by the exons ATGGAACAACGATACGCCACTACCAAAgccattttaaaacaaaaattaagtgAGATAAATAATATTGCTTTAACAAGTGATATATTAACTCATACTAACTCGACACGAAGTTTCATCGTAGTGACAGCACATTTTCTTAACACAGCTAATAACTGCACTCCTGAGCATGAGATGGTGACATTGACAGCACGAAGAATGTATCAG GCGCACACAGCTGGTTATATAAAAGAATGCTTTGAAAATATTACCGACGAGTTAACAATAGAAAAGGATTGCATCTTATCAATTACCACTGATGGTGGTGCTAACATGGTTGCTGCAGTGAAGAAATTTTTGGAAGATGGAAAAAGAATTCCTTGCATGGCGCATTTGCTGAATTTAATAGTGGATGGCGCAACAAGAGATAATGCACCAGTTCTTCAAATTGCCAATCGTGTCAAAGCCattgttacatattttaaacaatctgtGAACGCAATGGACGATTTGCGAGCAGAACAAGAGGGACAAAAGAAAGAGGGAGAAGTGTTAACACTTATACAATCAGTAAGCACAAGGTGGAATTCTTGTCTTGATATGTTGGAAAGATTCAATACATTATCAGCTATTGTGGCTAAGATTTTAGCAACTAGGCGGAATGCACCTGATATGATAACTTCTTCAGAGTTAAGTGTCATACGAGATCTGATAATATTACATACCCCATTTAAGCAAGCTACTGAACAAATTAGCGGCGATCAGTACGTGACTTCTAGTTTGGCGATTCCCATTGCAAACTTACTTCAGAAAGGACTTGAAGAAGTAAAGCCTTTCACCGAATTTGGTGTTGCTGTTCAGAAGAGTTTGCTAAACTTAGTTATTGCCAAACTAGAACCACTAGAGCGACATTTACATCTTGCTATAGCAACAATTTTAGACCCTCGCTTTAAGCGTATTCACTTTAATTCAGCACTAGCTGTTTCCACTGCAATAACCGCATTGTCAAAAGAAATACGTTTAGAACATAGACGTAGAGGACAACTTTCGCCTGAACTCAGACCCACAACCACTACCATAATTccaaattcagaaaattcttcGCCGTCGTTGTGGTCCGGACATGAAAAAATTATGATAGATATTGCTGCAGCAACCTCCAGTTTACTTTCAACCAGTGATGGTATGCCTAGCGAACTAAAGCAATATCTAGATCAGATCTATAATACCCAGAAAAGAGAATCCTACAAAATTCTGGTTTGA
- the LOC112047318 gene encoding E3 SUMO-protein ligase ZBED1 isoform X1, whose product MASITGLMEQRYATTKAILKQKLSEINNIALTSDILTHTNSTRSFIVVTAHFLNTANNCTPEHEMVTLTARRMYQAHTAGYIKECFENITDELTIEKDCILSITTDGGANMVAAVKKFLEDGKRIPCMAHLLNLIVDGATRDNAPVLQIANRVKAIVTYFKQSVNAMDDLRAEQEGQKKEGEVLTLIQSVSTRWNSCLDMLERFNTLSAIVAKILATRRNAPDMITSSELSVIRDLIILHTPFKQATEQISGDQYVTSSLAIPIANLLQKGLEEVKPFTEFGVAVQKSLLNLVIAKLEPLERHLHLAIATILDPRFKRIHFNSALAVSTAITALSKEIRLEHRRRGQLSPELRPTTTTIIPNSENSSPSLWSGHEKIMIDIAAATSSLLSTSDGMPSELKQYLDQIYNTQKRESYKILV is encoded by the exons ATGGCATcg ATAACTGGCCTCATGGAACAACGATACGCCACTACCAAAgccattttaaaacaaaaattaagtgAGATAAATAATATTGCTTTAACAAGTGATATATTAACTCATACTAACTCGACACGAAGTTTCATCGTAGTGACAGCACATTTTCTTAACACAGCTAATAACTGCACTCCTGAGCATGAGATGGTGACATTGACAGCACGAAGAATGTATCAG GCGCACACAGCTGGTTATATAAAAGAATGCTTTGAAAATATTACCGACGAGTTAACAATAGAAAAGGATTGCATCTTATCAATTACCACTGATGGTGGTGCTAACATGGTTGCTGCAGTGAAGAAATTTTTGGAAGATGGAAAAAGAATTCCTTGCATGGCGCATTTGCTGAATTTAATAGTGGATGGCGCAACAAGAGATAATGCACCAGTTCTTCAAATTGCCAATCGTGTCAAAGCCattgttacatattttaaacaatctgtGAACGCAATGGACGATTTGCGAGCAGAACAAGAGGGACAAAAGAAAGAGGGAGAAGTGTTAACACTTATACAATCAGTAAGCACAAGGTGGAATTCTTGTCTTGATATGTTGGAAAGATTCAATACATTATCAGCTATTGTGGCTAAGATTTTAGCAACTAGGCGGAATGCACCTGATATGATAACTTCTTCAGAGTTAAGTGTCATACGAGATCTGATAATATTACATACCCCATTTAAGCAAGCTACTGAACAAATTAGCGGCGATCAGTACGTGACTTCTAGTTTGGCGATTCCCATTGCAAACTTACTTCAGAAAGGACTTGAAGAAGTAAAGCCTTTCACCGAATTTGGTGTTGCTGTTCAGAAGAGTTTGCTAAACTTAGTTATTGCCAAACTAGAACCACTAGAGCGACATTTACATCTTGCTATAGCAACAATTTTAGACCCTCGCTTTAAGCGTATTCACTTTAATTCAGCACTAGCTGTTTCCACTGCAATAACCGCATTGTCAAAAGAAATACGTTTAGAACATAGACGTAGAGGACAACTTTCGCCTGAACTCAGACCCACAACCACTACCATAATTccaaattcagaaaattcttcGCCGTCGTTGTGGTCCGGACATGAAAAAATTATGATAGATATTGCTGCAGCAACCTCCAGTTTACTTTCAACCAGTGATGGTATGCCTAGCGAACTAAAGCAATATCTAGATCAGATCTATAATACCCAGAAAAGAGAATCCTACAAAATTCTGGTTTGA